TCGTCGCCAGCGAGGACCTCCGCGGCCCTGATGCGGCCCCGCTCCCGCGCGGTGGCCAGCGCTCGCTCAAGCTCGGGACTGCGCTCGTGCACCTCTTCGACTGAAATGGCTTCGGCGTCCGGCGCTCTCTCCTCGACAGGTGTTACCGTCGCGCCGCCGGTCGGGTCCACCTCGACGCGAAAGCTGACGGGACGTCCAGCCTTCTGACTTTTCGCAAACGCTTCACTATAACTCTGGAGCAGCGGCTTGATCTTGAATGGGTTGCCCGCGAGGACCTGGGCCGCCTTATTCGGGGCCTTGAAGGTGAACCCAGCCGCACCTTTCGGAACCACGCCAGCGTCGACCGAGAAGGTCGTCATCAAAGTCGCACGCCCTGCGCGACGCCCCTCGCCGGCGCCGGCAGATCGTCCGGTTGATCGTGCCTTGGCGTTCGTCATCGCTCACCTCCGGACCAGCATGTAGTGAGGATAGATAAGTTCGTCAAGTTTGTAAAGCTACTCCCGAGGGGGCCGGCTTCTCGGAAGCAGGTTGCCGCTTCGGGCCGAACCGTAAGCCCTTAGCTCGCGCGATGGGCTTGTCACGTTGCCGAGCATCGCGGCTTGCGGCGGCTGATGGGGCGGCGTAGCCGGTCGGCATGACCCCGCCCTCCTACGCCGGCTACTGCTTCCCGCCTAGCGTCATCCAGCGTGCCGTCTGGATGTATCTCCGGTTCGCTCTCAGCTATCGCGACGTGGAGGAACTCCTCGCTGAGCGCGGCATCATCGTCGCCTCCGAGAGCATCCGACGCGGGGTGCTCACCTTCGGTCCGGTCATCGCGCGCCGGCTGCGCGCCTCTCGCCCGACGCCGCACGGCCGCTGGCACCTTGATGAGATGCTCGTGCAGATCGCCGGTCGGCAGATGGACCTGTGGCGAGCCGTCGATGCCGAAGGCGAGGGGCTGGACCGGCTGGTCCAGTCCAGACGGGACAGGCGCTCGGCCCAGACGCTGATGCGCCAGCGGCTGAAGAAGCCGGGCATAGCACCCGACGCATGGGTCACCGGCAAACGCCCGGCCTACGGCGCTGCGCTTCGTGAGATGACGCTGAGCCGGGTGGATCACGCCCAGCGACAGCGGGCGAACAACCGCGCCGAGAGTTCGCAGGTACCGGTGCGACGACGGCAGCGGAAGCTGCAGGGCTTCAAGTTGCCCCGCTCAGCTCAACAGTTCTTGTCCTTGCACGCGGCCACCGACAACGTTTTCACCGTTCCCTGTCACCTCGTCTCGGCTCGCACGCACCGGCTCTTCCGAGCCGAGGCGTTTCAGACGTGGCGCAGTGCGGCTGGCGTGGCGGCCTGAAAGGGCCAGCGCAGGTTTTCTTGCGGCTACGTCCAACGACGTGACAAGCCCCGGCCCAGGGCCGCCAGGAACGGCGCCAGCCAGACATCGAGGTGCAGATTCTGACGAAGCCGGCCATGGATTCCGATTTCATTCCGGCCGGTGTTCCAATTTGAAGCCGGCCACTTTCTGGGTCTGATCCTGGGTCGTTGGGGATGATGGGTTCGGGTTCAGGATGAGGTCAAGCCGTCGCCGCAGGAAAACGGGTCATAGGGCTATCCAGGTGCGTCTGCACGGCCGGCGCGATGCCGGTCCTTGATGCCCGGCTCTATGGCGGCACGCACCAGCAGCGCTGACACCCGCAGGTCCTGTACTCCGTAAATCCGGAAATACAATTTTGCAGCGGCGGCCGGTTTGCCGTCCCGGTTCTGTGCTCAGGCGAGAGGCCAGCCGTCCGTGCCGGCCTCAAGGCACGCTCCGCTCTCCGGCCTTGACCCCGTCCCGGCCAGCCGGCGCCGGGCTGCCATCGCCTTCGACGCCCCAGAGGGCGCCGAAGGCCGCCTCTTTCGACAACCTGTGTCCGGATCCTCCAGCGCCACGCCCTCGGCGGTGCCGTCCATGGGCTTTCGGGTGCTGCTGCCCGTGGGTGTGGTTGCGCGGGTCTGACCGGCCGTCGCCGCCCATCCATGCCCTGCCCGCACCAGCAACCGTGTTGGGCAGGATCGGCAGCTCTGTCCGGCCTGTCGGTCTGTCCGCGCCCCACGGGGCGCAGCAACCAACGAAAGACAGAACCATGGACCTCATCACCACCGAACAGCGCGCCAAGATGCTGGAGAACGGACAGCGGTCCGCCCAAGGCGAAACCATCGATCCCCCACCGGTCGTGAAGCTCTTCTGGGATTGCCCCGGATTGGTGGTTCTTCCGCACTTTGCGTGGATCAGGCAGCGATGAGGATGCGGCTACGGAGGAGTGCGAAGCTGGCGCGACCGTACATGGTGCGCTTGAGCATCTTCAGCCGACTGATCTGCCCTTCCGCCTGAGCATTGCTCCAGGACGTCGTCAGCGCCGCCCGAACGGCCGCCCCATCCTGCGCCAAACCGGCCGCGAAGGTCTCCAGCGCAGCGACACCGCAGTTCCGGGTTTCGAGCAGCCATCTGTCGAGCTCGCTGGCAGGGTCCGCCGGCCGGTCGCCGCCCAGGCCACAGGCACGCACGAGCATCGTGAACCGCCGCGCCAGATCGGCGATCCGTGCGGCTTCAGGATCCTGCCGGATGCGGGCGAGGTCAGCCGCGGCGCGGGGCTGCAGTGTCGCGAGGGGCTGCACCAGGATCCAGGCCAGTTGCTTGGGTGAGGCGATGGGTGAGGGTCTGATCGCCTCAGTGCTCGTCGAGGCGGGCTGCGACAGCCATTTGCGAGCCGTGCGCCGCTCGGCGACGAAGCGGTGCACCTGCCGATGGGTTCCCGCGAAGCCCTGGCGGCGGATCTCGCGCCAGAGCGCCATAGCGTTCTCGCAGCCCTCGGCCATGCGCTGCTCCAGATGGGCGAGGTAGGGATCGAGGCGAGAGGGATTGGGTCTGCGGATCGCGCGCTCCGGGAAGCTCTCGGCCTGGGCGTACTTGCGCACGGTCGCTCGCGCCAGACCCGTGGCGCGGCCGATCGCCAGGAGGGTCTCGCCAGCGAGATGGCGTCGGCGCACGTCCTCATAGGCCGCCAGCCGGCGGGCGCGGCTGTCGAGGCTGACGGCAATCTCGGCTGCGCTGCGGCGATAGGCGCGCGGGCGCTCCCCTGGCTGTCGTCCGTCACCACTCGCAAGAGGAGGGAGCTGTCGCAGCCGGCCATGGACGCGGCCAAGCCAGCGTTCGAGAACCTGGCGCAGGTTGAGGAGCAGGTGCCATCGGTCGGCGACCTGGAGGGCGGCCGGCGCGCCCGCGGTGGCCGCTCGGGCGTACTCGGTCGAGCGGTCGCGGGCGACGATCTGGATGCTGGGATGGCGACGCAGCCATGCGGCAACGGTCGCCCCTGAGCGGTCGGGCAGCAGGTCGATCGGGCATCGCCGTTCGAGGTCGACGAGAAGCGTGCCGTAGCTCCGACCTTTGCGGATGGCCCAGTCGTCGATGCCCACGGCGCGCGGCGCGTTCGCTCTCGGCAACGGGAGGCGGTGCACGAGGCGCAGGATCGTGTCGGGGCTGGTTTGCATCCCCAGGTGGCCGGTCAGGCGCGCGCCGGCCTCGCCGCCGACTGCAAGCCCGATCCGGGTCTGGGCCTGAGCGAGGCGGCGGGTCCGGCGCGCTCGCGGCGGTATCAGCCGCGGAAGAGGCTCGGCGAACGTGCGGCGGCGGCAAGCGGGATGATGGCAGTAGAAGCGTCGGATACGCAGGCGCAGCGTCACAGGCTGGCCCATGCTCGGCAGATCGGCCGGACGGCGATCATAGCGGCTGTGAACGGCGGAACTGGGCGTGCCACAGGTCGGACATCGACCATGACAACGGCGGCCATGGGCGATGACGACAAGGTGATCGGTGTGGCGAAAGACCCGCTCGATCGTGCAGCCCGGCAGGGATGAGGACAGGATCATCCGCCTCGTGAATCAGCCTGCGCTTCCCGCGTCACCGCGACCGTTCCACGCAAAGTGCGGAAGAACCACGAAAACCGGGCAATCCCACTGCTCCAGATCATCGCAAACCAGGCTCATGCGTGAACCCTGGAGACGGACCGGCTCATGGCCGCGACCTCTTGCGGGCCAAAGGGCCCGGGCCGCGCGCCTCCAGGGCGGCGATCTTGGCCTCCAGCAACTCGCGCTCGAGCAGCATCTCGCCGAGCTTGGCCTTCATACCAACTCTCATTGATCAGAACCCATTGGCCCAGGCGCGCAAGCCGATGGAGATGATGCGCCAGGGCTGGTCGATGAGCCTGTTCCAGGCGTAGCAGCAGTGATCGAGGATGGCATCGGAGGAGGCGAAGATCCGGTTGCCGAGCCAATTGTCGCGCATGACCTGCCAGAGGTTCTCGACCGGGTTGAGCTCGGGTGAGCGGGCCGGCAGCGGCATCAGGGTGATGGTGGCGGGCACGATGAGCTTCTTGGTAGTGTGCCATCCGGCCTGATCGAGCAGCAGGACGGCGTGCGCGCCCGGCGCGACGGCCTTGGCGATCTCGGCCAGGGGCAGGTTCATCGCTTCGGTGGTGCAGCGGGACCAGACCCGCCCCCGTGCCGCGGGCCGGGCAGATCGCCCCGAAGAGGTAGGCGGAGGCCGTGCGCTGGTCCTTCGGAGCCGAGGGGCGCGTGCCTCGGCGCGCCCAGCGCCGCGTGATCGTGTTCTTCTGGCCGACGCGGGCCTCGTCGGCGAACCAGATCTCTATCGGCTTGCCGCCTGTGGCCTGCGCGATCTGCGCCCAGCGGGCGGGGAAGGCTTTTTAAAAGCGGCGGCGGCCTGCGGATCCTGGGCGTGCTGGCGGGGACGGGCCGAGAGCTTCCGATAGCCCATGCCGCGCAGAACCCGGCTCAGCGTCTGTTGGGAGACCGAGACGCCGTGGTCCTCACACAGGATCTGGGCCAGATCGACCAGCCGCCAGCGCACCACGCCGTGGATGGCGGGCATCGGCCCCTGCTCGACCAAGGCGCGCAGCGCCGCGCGCTGGTCGGCGTTCAGACGTGGGCGCGCACCGGGGGCCTTGGCGTCGATCAGCCCGTCCGGGCCGTCTGCGTTGAAGGCCAGCACCCAGTCGCGCACCGTCTGCAGCCCGACCCCACC
The sequence above is a segment of the Methylobacterium nodulans ORS 2060 genome. Coding sequences within it:
- a CDS encoding DUF2958 domain-containing protein, which gives rise to MDLITTEQRAKMLENGQRSAQGETIDPPPVVKLFWDCPGLVVLPHFAWIRQR
- a CDS encoding ISL3-like element ISMno5 family transposase, which gives rise to MILSSSLPGCTIERVFRHTDHLVVIAHGRRCHGRCPTCGTPSSAVHSRYDRRPADLPSMGQPVTLRLRIRRFYCHHPACRRRTFAEPLPRLIPPRARRTRRLAQAQTRIGLAVGGEAGARLTGHLGMQTSPDTILRLVHRLPLPRANAPRAVGIDDWAIRKGRSYGTLLVDLERRCPIDLLPDRSGATVAAWLRRHPSIQIVARDRSTEYARAATAGAPAALQVADRWHLLLNLRQVLERWLGRVHGRLRQLPPLASGDGRQPGERPRAYRRSAAEIAVSLDSRARRLAAYEDVRRRHLAGETLLAIGRATGLARATVRKYAQAESFPERAIRRPNPSRLDPYLAHLEQRMAEGCENAMALWREIRRQGFAGTHRQVHRFVAERRTARKWLSQPASTSTEAIRPSPIASPKQLAWILVQPLATLQPRAAADLARIRQDPEAARIADLARRFTMLVRACGLGGDRPADPASELDRWLLETRNCGVAALETFAAGLAQDGAAVRAALTTSWSNAQAEGQISRLKMLKRTMYGRASFALLRSRILIAA
- a CDS encoding IS6 family transposase, whose protein sequence is MTPPSYAGYCFPPSVIQRAVWMYLRFALSYRDVEELLAERGIIVASESIRRGVLTFGPVIARRLRASRPTPHGRWHLDEMLVQIAGRQMDLWRAVDAEGEGLDRLVQSRRDRRSAQTLMRQRLKKPGIAPDAWVTGKRPAYGAALREMTLSRVDHAQRQRANNRAESSQVPVRRRQRKLQGFKLPRSAQQFLSLHAATDNVFTVPCHLVSARTHRLFRAEAFQTWRSAAGVAA